The following proteins are co-located in the Thermus tengchongensis genome:
- the pdxS gene encoding pyridoxal 5'-phosphate synthase lyase subunit PdxS produces MEKGTFQIKTGFAEMFKGGVIMDVTTPEQAVIAEEAGAVAVMALERVPADIRAQGGVARMSDPKVIKEIMAAVSIPVMAKVRIGHFVEAMILEAIGVDFIDESEVLTPADEEHHIDKWKFKVPFVNGARDLGEALRRIAEGAAMIRTKGEAGTGNVVEAVRHARTMWKQIRYVQSLREDELVAYAKEIGAPLELVRWVHDHGRLPVVNFAAGGIATPADAALMMHLGMDGVFVGSGIFKSGDPRKRARAIVRAVTHYNDPEVLAEVSEDLGEPMVGINLDQLKEEERLAKRGW; encoded by the coding sequence ATGGAGAAGGGTACCTTCCAGATCAAGACCGGCTTTGCCGAGATGTTCAAGGGCGGGGTGATCATGGACGTGACCACCCCCGAGCAGGCGGTGATTGCCGAGGAGGCGGGGGCGGTGGCGGTGATGGCCCTAGAGCGGGTTCCCGCCGACATCCGGGCCCAGGGGGGCGTGGCCCGCATGTCGGACCCCAAGGTGATCAAGGAGATCATGGCCGCGGTGTCCATTCCCGTGATGGCCAAGGTGCGCATCGGGCACTTCGTGGAGGCCATGATCCTCGAGGCCATCGGGGTGGACTTCATCGACGAGTCCGAGGTCCTCACCCCCGCGGATGAGGAGCACCACATCGACAAGTGGAAGTTCAAGGTGCCCTTCGTGAACGGGGCCCGGGACCTGGGGGAGGCCTTAAGGCGCATCGCCGAGGGGGCGGCCATGATCCGCACCAAGGGGGAGGCGGGCACGGGCAACGTGGTGGAGGCGGTGCGCCACGCCCGCACCATGTGGAAGCAGATCCGCTACGTCCAGTCCCTCCGGGAGGACGAGCTGGTGGCCTACGCCAAGGAGATTGGGGCCCCCTTGGAGCTGGTGAGGTGGGTCCACGACCACGGCCGCCTCCCCGTGGTGAACTTCGCCGCTGGCGGTATCGCCACCCCGGCCGACGCCGCCTTGATGATGCACCTGGGCATGGATGGGGTCTTCGTGGGAAGCGGCATCTTCAAGTCCGGTGATCCCAGGAAGCGGGCCCGGGCCATCGTGCGGGCGGTGACCCATTACAACGACCCCGAGGTGCTGGCCGAGGTCAGCGAGGACCTGGGCGAGCCCATGGTGGGCATCAACCTGGACCAGCTGAAGGAAGAGGAGCGCCTGGCCAAGCGGGGCTGGTGA
- a CDS encoding ArsR/SmtB family transcription factor produces MAKAVCGVYEIHPERVEKARAALPKEGVLQEAVLLLKALADPTRMRLLLALKAAGELCVCDLALLAGVSVSAVSHQLRLLRQARLVAFRREGKQVYYHLADHHVERLLEGALEHALENT; encoded by the coding sequence ATGGCCAAGGCGGTCTGCGGGGTCTACGAGATTCACCCCGAGCGGGTGGAGAAGGCCCGGGCCGCCTTGCCCAAGGAGGGGGTGCTCCAGGAGGCCGTCCTCCTCCTCAAGGCCCTGGCCGACCCCACCCGGATGCGGCTTCTTTTGGCCTTAAAGGCGGCGGGGGAGCTTTGCGTCTGCGACCTGGCCCTTTTGGCGGGGGTTTCCGTTTCCGCGGTGAGCCACCAGTTGAGGCTTTTGCGTCAGGCCCGGCTGGTGGCCTTTCGTCGGGAGGGGAAGCAGGTCTATTACCACCTGGCGGACCACCACGTGGAGAGGCTGCTGGAAGGAGCCCTAGAGCACGCATTGGAGAACACTTGA
- a CDS encoding heavy metal translocating P-type ATPase yields MEAPRVRVFRVEGLDCADCALKVEKALSGVPGVVQAQVSFASGKAYLHLEVPGAEKEAERVVSALGYRLRPEGEAGRSVFGPWRWALASGGLLLLAFLASFLLPPGLASWGYGLAALVGVFPLARRAVAVFRQNPFSMQTLVTVATLGAMLIGAEAEAAVVVFLFLVGEVLEAYSVAQARRGLRVLGELLPRRAYRLGDGGVEEVPLEALRVGDRVRVPPGERVPADGVVLSGEALVEEAAFTGEPLPQAKAQGDRVYGGSLVAEGSLVLRVERPPKEGFLAEMERLAEEALLKKSQVERVVDAFSRRYTPAVLALAGFVALVLPLFQGDFLGHVYKALALLLIACPCALVVSVPAAIAAGVARGARAGVLFKSGAALERLAGVRYVALDKTGTLTLGRPRLVRVVPFGVSAEEALALAKGVAEGSSHPLARAVREALGPKALPSEEHRAVPGLGAFARVEGKEVGLVRPEVWDLPPEVEAQVKALAEEGLSLSLLVKEGAPLALLAFQDTLRLEAREALAGLRRLGLKLLLLTGDREASALALAQALGLAPGEIRAGLSPLDKLRLVGELEGRGGVAMVGDGVNDAPALARARVGLAVAGGTGMALQSADVGLLSLSALPQAFRLSRLALGVVRQNVALAVGLKGLFLLTTLVGLTGLWPAVLADNGALILVTLNSLRLLWTRL; encoded by the coding sequence ATGGAGGCTCCCAGGGTCCGTGTGTTCCGGGTGGAGGGTCTGGACTGCGCTGACTGCGCCTTAAAGGTGGAGAAAGCCCTTTCCGGGGTGCCTGGGGTGGTGCAGGCCCAGGTCAGCTTTGCCAGCGGTAAGGCGTATCTGCACCTCGAGGTCCCTGGGGCGGAGAAGGAGGCGGAAAGGGTGGTTTCCGCCTTGGGCTATCGCCTGAGGCCTGAGGGGGAAGCGGGGAGGAGTGTTTTTGGACCCTGGCGCTGGGCCTTGGCCTCCGGGGGGCTTCTCCTGTTGGCCTTTTTAGCCTCTTTCCTTCTTCCTCCTGGATTAGCCTCTTGGGGCTATGGGCTGGCGGCCTTGGTGGGGGTTTTCCCCCTGGCTCGTCGTGCGGTGGCTGTGTTCCGGCAAAATCCCTTCAGCATGCAAACCTTGGTCACGGTGGCCACCCTAGGGGCCATGCTCATCGGGGCGGAGGCCGAGGCGGCGGTGGTGGTCTTCCTCTTCCTCGTGGGGGAGGTGCTGGAGGCTTATAGCGTGGCCCAGGCCCGCCGGGGTCTTAGGGTCCTGGGGGAGCTCCTCCCCCGGAGGGCCTACCGGCTGGGGGACGGCGGGGTGGAGGAGGTGCCCCTCGAGGCCCTCCGGGTGGGGGACCGGGTGCGGGTGCCCCCGGGGGAGCGGGTGCCCGCGGACGGGGTGGTCCTCTCCGGGGAGGCCCTGGTGGAGGAGGCCGCCTTCACCGGGGAGCCCTTGCCCCAGGCAAAGGCCCAGGGGGATAGGGTCTACGGGGGGAGCTTGGTGGCGGAGGGCAGCCTGGTCCTCCGGGTGGAGCGTCCCCCCAAGGAGGGCTTCCTGGCGGAGATGGAACGCCTGGCGGAGGAGGCCCTTCTCAAGAAGAGCCAGGTGGAGCGGGTGGTGGATGCCTTCAGCCGCCGTTATACCCCAGCGGTCCTGGCCCTGGCTGGATTTGTGGCCTTGGTGCTTCCCCTTTTTCAAGGGGATTTCCTGGGACATGTGTACAAGGCTTTGGCCCTTCTCCTCATCGCTTGCCCTTGTGCCCTGGTGGTATCGGTGCCGGCCGCCATCGCCGCCGGGGTGGCCCGGGGGGCTAGGGCAGGGGTGCTCTTTAAGAGCGGGGCGGCCCTAGAGCGTTTGGCTGGGGTACGTTATGTGGCTTTGGACAAGACGGGGACCCTGACTTTGGGAAGGCCCCGGCTGGTGCGGGTGGTTCCCTTTGGGGTTTCGGCGGAGGAGGCCTTGGCCTTGGCGAAGGGGGTGGCGGAGGGTTCCTCCCACCCCTTGGCCCGGGCGGTGCGGGAGGCTTTGGGCCCTAAGGCCTTGCCCTCAGAGGAGCATCGGGCGGTGCCGGGCCTAGGGGCCTTCGCCCGGGTGGAGGGGAAGGAGGTGGGTTTGGTGCGGCCCGAGGTCTGGGACCTACCCCCAGAAGTAGAGGCCCAGGTGAAGGCCCTGGCGGAGGAGGGCCTGAGCCTTTCCCTCTTGGTTAAGGAGGGGGCTCCCCTGGCCCTCTTGGCCTTCCAGGATACCCTCCGCCTCGAGGCCCGGGAAGCTTTGGCCGGACTGCGTCGACTGGGCCTTAAGCTCCTATTGCTCACGGGGGACCGGGAGGCCTCTGCTTTGGCCTTGGCACAAGCCCTGGGCTTGGCCCCCGGGGAGATCCGGGCAGGTCTTTCTCCCTTGGATAAGCTTCGCCTGGTGGGGGAGTTGGAGGGTAGGGGGGGTGTGGCCATGGTGGGGGACGGGGTGAACGACGCCCCGGCCCTGGCCCGGGCCAGGGTGGGGCTTGCCGTGGCCGGGGGCACGGGGATGGCCTTGCAGAGCGCAGACGTGGGGCTTCTAAGCCTTTCCGCCTTGCCCCAGGCCTTCCGGCTAAGCCGTCTGGCCCTGGGCGTGGTCCGCCAGAACGTGGCCTTGGCGGTGGGGCTCAAAGGGCTATTTCTTCTCACCACCTTGGTGGGCTTGACCGGGCTTTGGCCGGCGGTTTTGGCGGACAACGGGGCCTTGATCTTGGTGACCCTGAACAGCTTGCGCCTTCTCTGGACCCGCTTGTAG
- the nhaA gene encoding Na+/H+ antiporter NhaA, with product MPKVYPRLLEQFFQSEAKGGVLLFLAALLAFVLANTPWSSLYFALREVPAGVRLGAFGLEKPLLLWVNDLLMALFFLLVGLELKREVLSGELREPRRAGLALAGALGGMAVPALLYLGVNPGLPEARGWGVPMATDIAFALGVLALVPRVPLGLKLFLTALAIVDDLGAVLVIAIFYTGGLEPLPLGLAALTLGLGLLLNRMGVWHLWPYMLLGLPLWYFVLKSGLHATLAGVFLALAIPLRRARPFQGATSAQDPEDLEGELEGLEEEVEEAQSPLHRLEHALHPWVAYGVLPTFAFFNAGVALTGLEFGVVALGVALGLLLGKPLGILLLVWLALRLRLGVLPEGVDLKGILGVGFLAGIGFTMALFIAGLAFEGDLLDQAKVGVMAASLLAGLLGFTLVRASLDRGRA from the coding sequence ATGCCAAAGGTCTATCCGCGTTTGCTGGAGCAGTTTTTCCAGAGTGAGGCCAAAGGGGGTGTGCTCCTTTTCCTAGCGGCCCTTTTGGCCTTTGTCCTGGCCAATACCCCCTGGTCTAGTCTCTACTTTGCCCTGCGGGAGGTGCCTGCGGGTGTTCGGCTGGGGGCTTTTGGCCTGGAAAAGCCCCTTCTCCTTTGGGTCAACGATCTCCTGATGGCTCTTTTCTTCCTTCTGGTGGGGCTTGAGCTAAAGCGGGAGGTTCTTTCAGGGGAGCTAAGGGAGCCCCGGCGGGCGGGCCTGGCACTGGCTGGGGCTTTGGGGGGTATGGCGGTTCCTGCCCTCCTCTATCTGGGGGTGAACCCTGGTTTGCCCGAGGCCCGGGGCTGGGGGGTGCCCATGGCCACCGATATCGCCTTTGCCCTTGGGGTGTTGGCCTTGGTGCCCCGGGTGCCCCTGGGACTTAAGCTCTTTCTCACCGCTTTGGCCATTGTGGACGACCTGGGGGCCGTGTTGGTGATCGCCATCTTTTACACAGGGGGCTTGGAACCTCTACCCCTGGGCTTGGCGGCCCTAACCTTGGGGTTAGGCCTGCTCCTAAACCGCATGGGGGTCTGGCACCTCTGGCCCTACATGCTCCTGGGATTGCCCCTGTGGTACTTTGTCCTCAAGTCTGGCCTCCACGCCACCTTGGCTGGGGTGTTTCTAGCCTTGGCTATTCCTTTGCGGCGGGCTAGGCCCTTCCAAGGAGCTACGTCTGCCCAAGATCCAGAGGATTTGGAGGGGGAGTTGGAGGGCCTCGAGGAGGAGGTGGAGGAAGCCCAAAGCCCCCTGCACCGTCTGGAGCACGCCCTACATCCCTGGGTGGCGTATGGGGTGCTTCCCACCTTCGCCTTCTTCAATGCCGGGGTGGCTTTGACAGGCCTGGAGTTTGGGGTGGTGGCCCTGGGGGTGGCCCTGGGGCTTTTACTGGGCAAACCCCTGGGGATCCTCCTTTTGGTCTGGCTCGCCCTGCGCCTCCGGCTTGGGGTTTTGCCTGAAGGGGTGGACCTAAAGGGTATCCTGGGGGTAGGTTTCCTTGCGGGCATCGGCTTTACCATGGCCCTCTTTATTGCGGGCCTCGCCTTTGAAGGGGACCTTCTGGACCAGGCCAAGGTGGGGGTGATGGCCGCCTCCTTATTGGCCGGGCTTTTGGGCTTCACCCTGGTGCGGGCTTCCCTTGACAGGGGCCGGGCCTAG
- the pdxT gene encoding pyridoxal 5'-phosphate synthase glutaminase subunit PdxT → MRGVVGVLALQGDFREHKEVLKRLGIGAKEVRKKEHLEGLEALIVPGGESTTIGKLAREYGIEDEVRRRVEEDSLALFGTCAGAIWLAKEILGYPEQPRLGVLDVAVERNAFGRQVESFEEEVEIEGLGPFRGVFIRAPAFRRLGEGVEVLAELGDLPVLVRQGKVLASAFHPELTPDTRLHRLFLDLAGL, encoded by the coding sequence ATGAGGGGCGTGGTCGGTGTTCTAGCCCTGCAAGGGGATTTCCGCGAGCACAAGGAGGTGCTTAAGCGCCTGGGCATAGGGGCAAAGGAGGTGCGAAAGAAGGAGCACCTGGAGGGGCTGGAGGCCCTCATCGTGCCTGGCGGGGAGTCCACCACCATAGGCAAGCTGGCCCGGGAATACGGAATCGAGGACGAGGTGCGCAGGCGGGTGGAAGAGGATTCCCTGGCCCTCTTCGGCACCTGCGCCGGGGCCATATGGTTAGCCAAGGAGATCCTGGGCTACCCGGAGCAGCCCCGGTTGGGAGTGCTGGATGTGGCGGTGGAGCGCAACGCCTTCGGCCGCCAGGTGGAGAGCTTTGAGGAGGAAGTGGAGATCGAGGGCCTCGGACCCTTCCGCGGGGTCTTCATCCGCGCCCCCGCCTTCCGGCGGTTGGGAGAGGGGGTGGAGGTCTTGGCGGAGCTAGGGGACCTGCCCGTCCTGGTGCGCCAGGGGAAGGTGCTCGCCAGCGCCTTCCACCCCGAGCTCACCCCTGACACCCGTCTGCACCGCCTCTTCCTGGACCTGGCGGGGCTTTAG
- a CDS encoding DUF418 domain-containing protein, translating into MVDGLEAGLFRRVLGLFVPPLQFPQGQVTGYLRHGRRILQKRVSPGPPRGRSPRGVVLQVALAHLWLLRFPQGPLEWLWRRLAYGG; encoded by the coding sequence GTGGTAGACGGCTTGGAAGCGGGTCTTTTCCGCCGGGTCCTTGGCCTTTTTGTACCTCCGCTCCAGTTCCCTCAGGGTCAGGTGACGGGCTACCTGAGGCATGGAAGAAGGATACTACAGAAAAGGGTATCACCAGGGCCTCCACGGGGACGAAGTCCCCGTGGGGTGGTATTACAGGTGGCCTTGGCCCACCTCTGGCTGCTCCGCTTTCCCCAGGGGCCCCTGGAGTGGCTCTGGCGCCGCCTGGCCTACGGGGGCTAA
- a CDS encoding winged helix-turn-helix domain-containing protein codes for MPQVARHLTLRELERRYKKAKDPAEKTRFQAVYHAAKGLSAREIARITLQTPRWVHATVRRYNLLGPEALRDGRHNNPGPRPKLTPEETLKVLEALEGPPPDGGLWTGPKLQRWVAEHLGKRLSLVTSGARILTPIYRLLHEAGFALRVPRPVHRKAEREAQEAFKKTPPRGGGGPGSGAKGEGVGLR; via the coding sequence ATGCCTCAGGTAGCCCGTCACCTGACCCTGAGGGAACTGGAGCGGAGGTACAAAAAGGCCAAGGACCCGGCGGAAAAGACCCGCTTCCAAGCCGTCTACCACGCGGCCAAGGGCCTCTCCGCCAGGGAGATCGCCCGCATCACCCTGCAGACCCCCCGCTGGGTGCACGCCACCGTGCGCCGGTACAACCTCCTGGGCCCCGAAGCCCTGCGGGATGGGCGGCACAACAACCCCGGACCCCGGCCCAAGCTCACCCCGGAGGAGACCCTAAAGGTGCTGGAGGCCCTGGAGGGTCCCCCTCCGGACGGGGGCTTGTGGACGGGGCCCAAGCTGCAGCGGTGGGTGGCGGAACATTTGGGAAAGCGGCTTTCCCTCGTCACGAGCGGAGCTCGTATCTTGACCCCCATCTACCGCCTACTCCACGAGGCGGGGTTTGCCCTGCGGGTACCGCGCCCGGTGCACCGGAAGGCGGAGAGGGAGGCACAGGAGGCGTTCAAAAAAACTCCGCCAAGAGGTGGAGGCGGCCCGGGCAGCGGGGCGAAGGGTGAGGGTGTTGGCCTACGATGA
- a CDS encoding transposase has protein sequence MFLPPYSPELQAVEGRWLVLQGDRELLRRHTLFHWWPGAKGLA, from the coding sequence GTGTTTTTGCCTCCCTACTCCCCGGAGCTGCAGGCGGTGGAGGGGCGGTGGTTGGTGCTGCAGGGGGACCGGGAGCTCCTCAGGAGGCACACCCTCTTCCACTGGTGGCCCGGGGCGAAGGGTTTAGCGTGA
- a CDS encoding PKD domain-containing protein → MARFFWGAVLVGLIMWTGCAWQTREEPPSPDTLSLLFQQANIPVGAVRVVNLLPTSQPLVFTNGLEAPRGTLQTLSTASNLVGNPNGFYSVVKAYHVPNNDRDPIRLMGAALIKPGQTEVAISVESTALSMVAYWDWVDWITLGLPSLEAIEPQVQQHPRYSELVRRIRDAVERGESPYEDDGIVALSAEIAGDLVANLIASLPNTIEPLSQSPTDTPDVRFVGGALEVTNNTSITWAAGWMGYESEQILSTGREVVIPEADLSFRWLTGPATKTLNLSGSLDGRYLVCLVPSALGGWSKTNGAFPLQDLLVDLNGIATTRGWIEFALTLSGFVGPGGDLVDAALDESVLSAMVAIANAGVNAYFNDVEYQIGRAEYARNLHRLRIVISQDRIARIEREIADPNLRSNPGAQWKDLAQKYRSDIAILGRKRGKNYFTKSGEVDLRFSNQVGLYVLNQERALLQQQLNRELRAAQEVERRLGQLKGVKSFGKFLVVPTIVDTLGMTYDVVKYKDTYACYDVQVGTAGIRPTLGPNMQVTPPEISNGRKDETYVFNIKVLHLTQQSANFSLSWNFGDGTTGSRNVSASRSPHNESISHAYSNPGAYGLTIQLSAGTTRASQVVPVYIEMPEQSNDYNLNICNVWKAANSGGYGITRDNWDISVIPDGAVFDIAFDTYSIPDRIFVEYPVGTQVLDTGWRGSSRYDGDPKYPGGISGPGAGQFDNIFRKQPGQNTFRVTVVGPDPGTAWKYSIRCRTGVSPQSAGPTEVSPDPEAQRLFRNNPER, encoded by the coding sequence ATGGCTAGGTTCTTTTGGGGTGCGGTACTGGTGGGCTTGATCATGTGGACCGGTTGTGCATGGCAGACCAGGGAAGAACCCCCCTCTCCAGATACCCTTTCGCTACTTTTCCAGCAGGCCAATATCCCTGTAGGGGCTGTAAGGGTTGTGAACCTACTTCCTACCAGCCAGCCGCTGGTTTTCACAAACGGTCTTGAGGCCCCTAGGGGGACTCTGCAGACTCTAAGCACAGCCTCCAACCTGGTGGGGAATCCCAACGGCTTCTACTCCGTCGTTAAAGCCTATCACGTTCCAAACAACGACCGGGACCCAATACGCCTCATGGGTGCGGCCCTGATCAAACCTGGCCAAACCGAGGTTGCCATCAGCGTTGAGAGCACAGCTCTCAGCATGGTCGCCTATTGGGACTGGGTGGACTGGATCACCCTTGGCCTCCCCTCTTTGGAGGCAATTGAGCCTCAGGTGCAACAGCACCCCCGCTACAGCGAGTTGGTGCGAAGGATCCGAGACGCGGTTGAGCGGGGCGAGAGCCCCTACGAGGATGATGGGATTGTCGCCCTCAGCGCCGAAATTGCGGGCGATCTTGTGGCTAACCTCATCGCCAGCCTCCCCAATACCATAGAGCCTCTTTCGCAATCGCCCACCGACACCCCGGATGTTCGCTTCGTGGGGGGAGCTCTTGAGGTAACCAACAATACGTCCATCACTTGGGCCGCGGGCTGGATGGGCTACGAGAGCGAGCAGATACTCTCTACGGGGAGAGAAGTGGTGATTCCCGAGGCGGACCTGTCCTTCCGCTGGCTCACGGGCCCTGCTACCAAAACCCTTAACCTGTCCGGCTCTCTAGATGGTCGGTACCTGGTGTGCCTCGTGCCTTCTGCGCTGGGTGGCTGGTCCAAAACAAACGGGGCCTTCCCCCTGCAAGACCTTCTGGTTGATCTAAACGGGATTGCTACCACAAGGGGTTGGATTGAGTTCGCGCTAACTTTATCTGGGTTTGTGGGACCAGGTGGAGACTTGGTCGATGCAGCTTTGGACGAAAGCGTGCTTTCAGCGATGGTTGCAATCGCTAACGCGGGGGTGAACGCTTACTTTAACGATGTGGAATACCAGATTGGGCGAGCAGAGTACGCGAGAAATTTACACAGGTTGAGAATAGTGATTTCTCAAGACCGGATCGCCCGGATAGAACGGGAAATTGCCGACCCCAATCTGAGGAGTAATCCGGGTGCCCAGTGGAAAGACCTGGCCCAAAAGTACAGAAGCGACATCGCGATCCTGGGTAGAAAGCGGGGCAAGAATTACTTCACCAAGAGTGGGGAAGTCGACCTCAGGTTCTCCAACCAGGTGGGCTTGTACGTCCTCAACCAAGAGAGGGCTCTCCTGCAGCAACAGCTTAATAGAGAACTGCGGGCGGCCCAGGAGGTAGAGCGGAGGTTGGGCCAGCTAAAGGGAGTCAAATCGTTCGGAAAGTTCCTGGTGGTGCCCACCATTGTAGACACCTTGGGGATGACCTACGATGTGGTGAAGTATAAGGACACCTACGCTTGCTACGATGTGCAGGTGGGCACCGCGGGAATACGCCCCACCTTGGGGCCCAACATGCAGGTTACCCCTCCCGAGATTTCCAACGGCAGAAAAGATGAGACCTACGTCTTCAACATCAAGGTTCTGCACCTCACGCAGCAGTCCGCCAACTTTTCCCTGTCTTGGAACTTTGGCGACGGAACCACGGGAAGCCGGAATGTGAGCGCTAGCCGAAGCCCGCACAATGAAAGTATTTCCCACGCCTATAGCAACCCGGGAGCCTACGGGCTGACTATCCAGCTCAGTGCTGGCACCACCCGGGCTAGCCAGGTGGTCCCCGTCTATATCGAGATGCCGGAGCAGAGCAACGATTACAACCTCAACATCTGCAACGTCTGGAAGGCAGCCAACAGCGGGGGTTACGGAATCACCCGGGACAACTGGGATATCAGCGTGATCCCCGACGGGGCTGTCTTTGACATCGCCTTTGACACGTACAGCATCCCTGACCGGATCTTCGTGGAATACCCCGTGGGCACCCAGGTTTTGGACACGGGTTGGCGAGGCAGTAGCCGATACGACGGTGATCCGAAATATCCTGGCGGCATCTCCGGGCCGGGCGCGGGGCAGTTTGACAACATCTTCCGCAAGCAACCAGGCCAGAATACATTCAGGGTAACGGTGGTTGGGCCCGACCCAGGTACAGCATGGAAATACAGCATCCGTTGCCGCACCGGTGTGTCTCCCCAGTCCGCGGGTCCCACTGAGGTATCCCCTGATCCCGAGGCTCAACGTCTTTTCCGAAACAATCCTGAAAGGTAG